DNA from Romeriopsis navalis LEGE 11480:
CGGTGCGGCGGGATTTGCAGCCGGTGCTACGGGTGCGGTAGCCTGGGGTGCACCATTGTTCGCTTGGCCGGAGCAGCTAACGGCAAGTGCGCTGACTGCCGCTGTGATCAAAAGCAGGGAATATTTCATTGAATCAAGTTCCTTAGAAAGAGAGCACAATCACAGTTGCAAATTAGTATTGAGAACGTTAATTGTGATTGCAGTGTGAATGTTCTCTTATTACTGTGCCCTACTGTGATAGGCCCATGTTTCAGTGCTCTCTAGGTTCAATTTCACTGAGTTTGCAGTTGGTATCCTTTGCCGATCCGTAGAATCTATTGCAGTCTTCCGCCAATTAGCGGAAATTTATGCAGAGTTAATCAGTTTTCTGCCCAAGTTTCTGCAACGAATCGTTAACTCTGCCGTCCGGTACTTGTCTGCATTTGAAGCCTGATCTCACAATACAAATACGATCGCTGCTTAATGTCGATCGTATCGTGTGTTTTCTGGACAGCTTGTTGTGAATCTTCTAATTCGACTCCTGCTAGGACTCGTCTTCGTTATTGGCGGGTTATTTAGCTACTTTGGTAATACGGATATTAATCCTGTGACGGGCGAAAAACAGCGTGTGCAACTTTCGCCTCGTCAAGAAGTAATCATTGGCTTAGAAACGCGGCAAAAAATGGCGGCGCAGCACGGGGGCTTATATCCCAACGAACGTCTGCAGACCTATGTTGATTCTGTTGGGGCGCGTGTGGTGCAACGATCTGATGCGTCGAAGTCCCCTTATCCGTTTGAGTTTCATCTATTGCGCGACTCTCGGACAGTGAATGCGTTTGCCTTGCCTGGGGGGCAGATTTTTATTACGGCGGCATTGCTCAGTCGCATGAATTCTGAATCCCAATTAGCAGCGGTGTTTGGTCATGAAGTCGGTCACGTGGTGGGCCGTCATGGCGCCGAGCATCTGGCGAAGCAGCAATTGAGTACAGCCCTAGTTAATGGCGTTGGGATTGCCGCAAGTGGCGGTGATGATGGTGGCCAAAGTGCGGCCATGATTGCCCAAGCGGCCAATCAGTTGGTTAACCTGCGCTACGGTCGCAAAGATGAATCAGAGAGCGATCGTCTGGGATTTGAATTTATGGTGGATGCCGGTTACAACCCCCGTGGCATTTTGGAACTGATGCAAATTCTGGCGAAAGCGGGGGGTGGCCAGAGACAACCGGAATTCCTTAGCTCACATCCTGATCCCGGGAACCGCTTACAGGATCTGTCCCGCATGATTAAGGAAAAATATCCGCAGGGCGTTCCCGCTAATTTGGAAGAAGGGCGTGATCGGTTTGCCCAATATGTCCGCCGCTAGTAGCTAGAGAGTTTAGGTCATGACGTTAGTGATTTTGTATTGGGTGCTGATCGCGACGATGGTGGTTGGCGTCATCGGGGCAGTTGTGCCGGGCATTCCTGGGCCAAGTTTGATCTTAGCCGCGATTTTAGTGTGGTGCATCGTGACGAAGTTTGCGATCCCGCTGCTGCCGCTCGGGCTAATTTTTGTGGCGCTGATTTTGAGTGCCCTAGTCGAATGGCTTGGTTCTTATTGGGGGGCGAAGCAAGTTGGGGCCAGTAAATGGGGCCAATGGGGCATGTTTGCGGGGATGGCGCTGGGGTTCTTTGGCCTGATGCCAGCGTTGCCGATCGGTGGTCCGATCGCCGGTGTTTTGCTCGGTGGGTTACTCGGTGGGTTTGTGGGGGAATATCTCTATCGCAGCAATTTACCTACAAATGAACGGGTGAAGACTGCAGGTA
Protein-coding regions in this window:
- a CDS encoding M48 family metallopeptidase, which gives rise to MNLLIRLLLGLVFVIGGLFSYFGNTDINPVTGEKQRVQLSPRQEVIIGLETRQKMAAQHGGLYPNERLQTYVDSVGARVVQRSDASKSPYPFEFHLLRDSRTVNAFALPGGQIFITAALLSRMNSESQLAAVFGHEVGHVVGRHGAEHLAKQQLSTALVNGVGIAASGGDDGGQSAAMIAQAANQLVNLRYGRKDESESDRLGFEFMVDAGYNPRGILELMQILAKAGGGQRQPEFLSSHPDPGNRLQDLSRMIKEKYPQGVPANLEEGRDRFAQYVRR
- a CDS encoding DUF456 domain-containing protein, which encodes MTLVILYWVLIATMVVGVIGAVVPGIPGPSLILAAILVWCIVTKFAIPLLPLGLIFVALILSALVEWLGSYWGAKQVGASKWGQWGMFAGMALGFFGLMPALPIGGPIAGVLLGGLLGGFVGEYLYRSNLPTNERVKTAG